The Malus domestica chromosome 06, GDT2T_hap1 genome has a segment encoding these proteins:
- the LOC103437407 gene encoding uncharacterized protein — protein sequence MALSLVGGAAIGALFGALYDVVKISIGKTAMQYKPLLRELKFTLDSLRPRIIQQIGEHNVELGISNEDIVSLQRQMEEGTELVRMLSNRGTWSCYILCSCCNCNKPSYAEQLVELDRSLRILLEILKLQEARDVKEVLVLARKINDKQDELERRLADLLKVQQESGDGGESSGSGAETTPNEQNGENGGQQVAPSGGGVGAAALGAAFGVLFDTVMQVKDKTTMLKRPLGDLKSTLDSVKPLIEEVAECSKVLNLPNEELEDVTIQMEKGAELVSNCSKIRQWTTYKMYEYTNKLLGLDESLQRLLTVLRLQLARDVRETLVSVSNIEAVINQIEGSGVVKLQNEQNEAKGLCEAPAAMGKSAVGLNALSVEGTRDVTETLDPEANIKVGWQKVEESWVAQSKTEHPSRTVGLDAMNMQVGARSMEETSISDVEPGLKRIQRKEVSKLDAPFRVLGKDVLKDEEDEELDEKVEDHHDRKKKGDESVTGASGDGMAICKADGCAADLSDAKAYNRRHRVCELHSKAPLVIVSGLKRRFCHNCSRFHDLSEFDDTKQSCRRHLPYIERDGTGTQLKDVSGDIDTVISQTERSGAVQSQNDQSEIKGSYEVVEATPPAVGLNVPSVQGTRDSRETLQTSVCREQGIHTELGLKQIQGKDVFDSEPPYAEYAEYKETEYVPPSVTIDMNVLLRGLKRFLLNEEVSAVVLTGPGGSGKTTLAKFFCEDGEVKNIFKNNVFFVHVSENPNLSLMVQTLYQQMGFQIPALQNESIALHWLHQFLMETALHPSVLVLDDVWPGSESLLDKFDEFKTPNYKIMVTSRFEFPAFGFPYYLKPLNAEDEMTLSHHSRAHNIELLDDEDLICVSPPPITFDDEDPITHFPDSSASYLGDGSSHVSTAIRPMDQFHDSSASTLGDKSSYVPKDAGTMFEPDNPVKSKQTYMQQKLELKVSASDKAMKKVMKAVHAIKGVHSTSWDAENQRLTVMGQLDPALIATRLRKIASKTEVISVGPAKEEIKEDKKDKLTERKDDKKARNLTMKEKMEDKNQEKKERSLTVKEKMEFDKRDEEERLLDEEERIIRPR from the exons ATGGCACTGTCCTTAGTCGGAGGGGCGGCCATAGGAGCGCTGTTCGGAGCGTTGTATGATGTCGTTAAGATATCGATAGGCAAGACTGCTATGCAGTATAAACCCCTCCTCAGAGAACTTAAATTCACGTTAGACTCCCTAAGGCCGCGGATCATCCAACAGATAGGAGAACATAACGTGGAATTGGGTATTTCGAACGAAGATATAGTGAGCCTGCAAAGACAAATGGAGGAGGGTACAGAGCTCGTTAGGATGTTATCGAACCGTGGCACGTGGAGCTGCTACATCTTGTGCAGCTGCTGCAACTGCAACAAGCCGAGTTATGCGGAACAACTTGTTGAACTGGATAGGTCTCTTAGAATATTGTTGGAGATACTGAAGCTGCAGGAAGCGCGGGATGTGAAGGAGGTCTTGGTTTTGGCTAGGAAGATCAATGACAAACAAGATGAATTGGAAAGGAGACTGGCCGATTTGCTCAAAGTGCAGCAAGAATCGGGGGACGGGGGAGAGTCTTCGGGAAGTGGTGCAGAGACAACACCAAATGAACAAAATGGAGAGAATGGTGGACAACAAGTGGCACCGTCAGGTGGAGGAGTAGGGGCTGCTGCTCTAGGAGCGGCGTTTGGGGTGTTGTTTGACACTGTTATGCAAGTGAAGGACAAGACTACCATGCTTAAACGCCCCCTCGGAGATCTCAAATCAACGCTAGATTCCGTAAAGCCGTTGATAGAAGAGGTGGCAGAATGTAGCAAGGTATTGAATCTCCCAAATGAGGAATTAGAAGATGTTACAATACAAATGGAGAAGGGTGCAGAGCTTGTGAGCAATTGCTCAAAGATTCGTCAATGGACTACCTATAAAATGTATGAGTATACCAACAAACTTCTTGGATTGGACGAATCGCTTCAAAGATTGTTAACTGTGCTAAGATTGCAGTTAGCAAGGGATGTGAGGGAGACCCTGGTTTCCGTAAGCAATATAGAGGCGGTGATCAATCAAATTGAAGGGAGTGGTGTGGTTAAATTACAAAATGAGCAAAATGAAGCTAAAGGTTTATGTGAAGCGCCCGCAGCCATGGGTAAGAGTGCAGTTGGATTGAATGCACTAAGTGTGGAGGGAACAAGGGACGTGACTGAGACATTGGATCCGGAAGCGAATATAAAGGTAGGGTGGCAGAAAGTTGAAGAGAGTTGGGTGGCACAAAGTAAAACTGAACATCCATCACGTACAGTTGGACTGGATGCAATGAACATGCAGGTGGGAGCAAGGAGTATGGAGGAGACCTCTATAAGTGATGTAGAGCCGGGGCTCAAGCGAATTCAGCGCAAAGAAGTATCCAAACTTGATGCGCCATTTAGGGTATTGGGGAAGGATGTTCTTAAGGATGAGGAAGATGAGGAACTTGATGAGAAAGTGGAAGATCATCATGACAGGAAGAAGAAAGGAGATGAGTCTGTGACCGGTGCAAGTGGAGATGGGATGGCGATTTGTAAAGCTGATGGGTGTGCAGCCGATCTGAGTGATGCAAAGGCGTATAATAGAAGGCATAGGGTGTGTGAACTTCATTCGAAGGCTCCACTTGTGATTGTGTCTGGTCTAAAGAGAAGGTTTTGCCATAATTGCAGCAG ATTTCATGATCTATCAGAATTTGATGACACCAAACAAAGTTGTCGTAGGCATTTGCCGTACATTGAACGCGATGGTACAGGCACTCAGTTAAAGGACGTAAGTGGTGATATAGATACGGTGATCAGTCAAACTGAAAGGAGTGGTGCGGTACAATCACAAAACGACCAAAGTGAAATTAAAGGTTCATATGAAGTGGTGGAAGCCACACCACCAGCAGTCGGATTGAATGTACCGAGTGTGCAGGGAACAAGGGATTCAAGGGAAACGTTGCAGACCTCAGTGTGCAGGGAACAAGGGATTCATACAGAGCTAGGACTCAAGCAAATTCAGGGGAAAGATGTGTTTGATTCTGAACCTCCATACGCTGAATACGCTGAATACAAGGAAACTGAATACGTACCTCCATCAGTTACAATTGACATGAATGTGCTTTTGAGAGGATTGAAGAGGTTTCTTCTTAATGAAGAGGTGTCAGCGGTTGTGCTAACGGGTCCTGGGGGAAGCGGGAAAACCACATTAGCAAAATTCTTCTGTGAAGATGGGGAAGTcaaaaatatattcaagaaCAACGTCTTCTTTGTTCATGTTTCAGAAAATCCTAACTTGAGCCTTATGGTACAAACACTATATCAACAGATGGGTTTCCAGATACCTGCGTTGCAAAACGAATCAATTGCACTTCACTGGTTGCACCAATTTCTCATGGAAACAGCACTGCACCCATCAGTGTTGGTCTTGGATGATGTTTGGCCTGGATCAGAATCCCTTCTTGACAAGTTTGATGAATTCAAAACACCAAATTACAAGATTATGGTGACATCAAGGTTTGAATTTCCGGCATTTGGTTTTCCATATTATCTGAAACCACTGAATGCTGAAGATGAGATGACTCTTTCTCATCATTCCCGcgcacacaacatagaattacTGGATGATGAAGACCTGATATGTGTTTCTCCACCACCCATCACATTTGATGATGAAGACCCGATAACTCATTTTCCTGATTCCTCCGCATCCTACTTGGGAGACGGAAGCTCTCATGTTTCAACAGCTATAAGGCCAATGGATCAATTTCATGATTCCTCCGCATCAACCTTGGGAGATAAAAGCTCGTATGTTCCAAAAGATGCAGGGACAATG TTTGAGCCTGACAACCCCGTCAAGTCTAAGCAGACATATATGCAGCAGAAGTTGGAACTGAAGGTGAGTGCCAGTGACAAAGCAATGAAGAAAGTCATGAAAGCTGTCCACGCCATAAAGG GGGTTCATTCGACCAGTTGGGACGCGGAGAACCAGAGGCTAACAGTGATGGGGCAGTTGGATCCGGCGCTAATAGCTACTAGGTTGAGAAAGATTGCTTCGAAAACAGAGGTAATATCAGTTGGGCCAGCGAAGGAAGAGATCAAAGAAGACAAGAAAGATAAATTGACCGAGAGAAAAGACGATAAGAAAGCTAGAAATCTCACTATGAAAGAGAAAATGGAAGACAAGaaccaagaaaagaaagagCGAAGTCTTACCGtgaaagagaaaatggagttcgATAAAagagatgaggaagagagaCTTCTAGATGAGGAAGAGAGAATCATTAGGCCCAGGTGA
- the LOC103413440 gene encoding uncharacterized protein isoform X2: MAVALVGGAAIGALFGVLYDVVKESMGRTVMQYKPLLEDLKFTLDCLRPRIIQEIGDHNVALGLPNDDIERLQQQMEEGIKLVGRLSKLSMWNCYVLCSCCKCSKPSYTDRLIQLDRSLRALLEVLRLQEARDMKENLLLNRKIYEKQDELATRQSEILKIAGEILRAQQEDKGVQELSGSGAQTVVQEQIGGSGVQQAASINRGGAALGAVFEVLFSAVQQTKEKTRMFKRILGHLESTLDSIKPLIEEIAEYNKVLHLTEEELESFRGEMETGVELVRKCSKVSLWASNKKYEYTNKLLGLDESLQRLINILRVQLARDVTESLVSVTNIDTVTMKIEESGIIQYDPLVELPSGDGGESSGSGAETTPHEQNGENGGQQMAPSGGGVGAAALGAALARDVRESLVSVSNIEAVINQIEGSGVVKLQNEQNEAKGSCEVPAAMAKSAVGLNALSVEGTRDLTETLDPEANIKVGWQNVEESWVAQGKTEHPSCTVGLDAMNMQVGARSMEETSVSDVEAGLKQIQGKEVSEPDAPFRELKEDVLKDEEDEELDEQVEDHHDRKKKGAESVTGASGDGMAICKADGCAVDLSDAKVYNRRHRVCELHSKAPLVIVSGLKRRFCHKCSRFHDLSEFDDTKQSCRRHLPYIGTQVKDVSGDIDTVIGRIEWSGVVQSQNDQSEIKDSYEVVEATPPAVGLNVPSVKGRRDVKETVQTSASNTEAGLKQIKGKDVLDFEPPYAEYKETEYIASSVTVGLDVLLRGLKRSLLNDEVSAVVLTGPQGSGKTTLAKYFCADEEVKNIFKSNIFFVLVSKNPSLSLMVQTLYQQIEPKGFQIPALQDESIALHWLRQFFMETALHPSVLVLDDVWPGSESLLDKFDEFKTPNYKIMVTSRSEFPAFGFPYYLKSLNDEDEMTLSRQSHTDIESLDEFLSWVSLPSSVTFDDESPIDHFPDSSASDLGGRSSDVSTASRPMDQFQDSSASTLGDKSSCIPKDAGAKKYMRQKVLIKVSLKEYEKKKAMKVVSAVKGVSSVSWDSNHQTLTVVGEGIDAVLMVKKLRKIAFATIISIDSVEPAKENIEKDRKQTIKPPLYAFPR, translated from the exons ATGGCAGTGGCGTTGGTTGGAGGGGCTGCGATAGGAGCACTGTTTGGAGTACTGTATGATGTCGTAAAGGAATCGATGGGAAGGACTGTTATGCAGTACAAACCCCTCCTTGAAGATCTCAAGTTCACACTAGACTGTTTACGACCGCGGATCATCCAAGAGATAGGAGATCATAACGTGGCACTGGGTCTCCCAAACGATGACATAGAACGTCTCCAACAACAAATGGAGGAGGGTATAAAGCTCGTTGGCAGGTTATCGAAGCTTAGCATGTGGAACTGCTACGTCTTATGCAGTTGCTGCAAATGCTCGAAGCCGAGCTACACCGATCGACTTATTCAGTTGGATAGGTCTCTTAGAGCACTGTTAGAAGTGCTGAGGTTGCAGGAAGCAAGGGACATGAAGGAGAACTTGCTTTTGAATAGGAAGATATACGAAAAACAAGATGAATTGGCAACAAGGCAGTCGGAAATACTGAAAATTGCAGGGGAGATACTGCGAGCGCAGCAGGAAGATAAGGGTGTGCAAGAGCTTTCAGGAAGTGGTGCACAAACTGTGGTGCAGGAGCAAATTGGAGGCAGTGGTGTGCAGCAAGCGGCATCAATAAACAGAGGAGGAGCTGCTCTAGGAGCAGTGTTTGAGGTACTATTTAGTGCCGTTCAACAAACGAAGGAGAAGACGAGGATGTTTAAACGCATCCTGGGACATCTCGAGTCCACGCTAGACTCCATAAAGCCATTGATAGAAGAGATTGCAGAATATAACAAGGTATTGCATCTTACAGAAGAAGAACTAGAAAGTTTTAGAGGAGAGATGGAGACGGGTGTAGAGCTCGTTCGCAAGTGCTCAAAGGTTAGTCTTTGGGCAAGCAACAAAAAGTATGAATATACCAACAAACTTCTTGGATTAGATGAATCTCTTCAAAGATTGATAAATATACTGAGAGTGCAACTAGCAAGGGATGTGACAGAAAGCTTGGTTTCGGTAACTAATATAGACACGGTGACCATGAAAATTGAAGAGAGTGGTATCATACAATACGATCCATTAGTTGAACTTCCATCGGGGGACGGGGGAGAGTCTTCGGGAAGTGGTGCAGAGACAACACCGCATGAACAAAATGGAGAGAATGGTGGACAACAAATGGCGCCGTCAGGTGGAGGAGTAGGGGCTGCTGCTCTAGGAGCGGCGTTAGCAAGGGATGTGAGGGAGAGCTTGGTTTCCGTAAGCAATATAGAGGCGGTGATCAATCAAATTGAAGGGAGTGGTGTGGTAAAATTACAAAATGAGCAAAATGAAGCTAAAGGTTCATGTGAAGTGCCCGCAGCCATGGCTAAGAGTGCAGTTGGATTGAATGCACTAAGCGTGGAGGGAACAAGGGACTTGACTGAGACATTGGATCCGGAAGCGAATATAAAGGTAGGGTGGCAAAATGTTGAAGAGAGTTGGGTGGCACAAGGTAAAACTGAACATCCATCATGTACAGTTGGACTGGATGCAATGAACATGCAGGTGGGAGCAAGGAGTATGGAGGAGACCTCTGTAAGTGATGTAGAGGCGGGGCTAAAGCAAATTCAGGGCAAAGAAGTATCCGaacctgatgcgccatttagGGAATTGAAGGAGGATGTTCTGAAGGATGAGGAAGATGAGGAACTTGATGAGCAAGTGGAAGATCATCATGACAGGAAGAAGAAAGGAGCTGAGTCTGTGACAGGTGCAAGTGGAGATGGGATGGCGATTTGTAAAGCTGATGGGTGTGCAGTCGATCTGAGTGATGCAAAGGTGTATAATAGAAGGCATAGGGTGTGCGAACTTCATTCGAAGGCTCCACTTGTGATTGTGTCTGGTCTAAAGAGAAGGTTTTGCCATAAATGCAGCAG ATTTCATGATCTATCAGAATTTGATGACACCAAACAAAGTTGTCGTAGGCATTTGCCCTACATTGGCACTCAAGTAAAGGACGTTAGTGGTGATATAGATACGGTGATCGGTCGAATTGAATGGAGTGGTGTGGTACAATCACAAAATGATCAAAGTGAAATTAAAGATTCATATGAAGTGGTCGAAGCCACACCACCAGCAGTTGGATTGAATGTACCGAGTGTGAAGGGAAGAAGGGATGTAAAGGAGACAGTGCAGACCTCAGCAAGTAATACAGAGGCAGGACTGAAGCAAATTAAGGGAAAAGATGTGCTTGATTTTGAACCTCCGTACGCTGAATATAAGGAAACTGAATACATAGCTTCATCGGTTACAGTTGGCTTGGATGTGCTTTTGAGAGGATTGAAGAGGTCTCTTCTTAATGATGAGGTGTCAGCGGTTGTGCTAACGGGTCCTCAGGGAAGTGGGAAAACCACATTGGCAAAATACTTCTGTGCAGATGAGGAAGttaaaaacatattcaagagCAACATCTTCTTTGTTCTTGTTTCAAAAAATCCTAGCTTGAGCCTTATGGTACAAACACTATATCAACAGATTGAACCCAAGGGTTTCCAGATACCTGCGTTGCAAGACGAATCAATTGCACTTCACTGGTTGCGCCAATTTTTCATGGAAACAGCACTACACCCATCAGTGTTGGTCTTGGATGATGTTTGGCCTGGATCAGAATCCCTTCTTGACAAGTTTGATGAATTCAAAACACCAAATTACAAGATTATGGTGACATCAAGGTCTGAATTTCCGGCATTTGGTTTTCCGTATTATCTGAAATCACTGAATGATGAAGATGAGATGACTCTTTCTCGTCAATCCCACACAGACATCGAATCACTGGATGAATTCCTGTCATGGGTTTCTTTGCCATCCTCCGTCACATTTGATGATGAAAGCCCGATAGATCATTTTCCTGATTCCTCTGCATCCGACTTGGGAGGTAGAAGCTCTGATGTTTCAACAGCTAGTAGGCCAATGGATCAATTTCAGGATTCCTCCGCATCAACCTTGGGAGATAAGAGCTCGTGTATTCCAAAAGATGCAGGGGCAAAG AAATATATGCGGCAGAAGGTGTTAATCAAGGTCAGTTTGAAAGAgtatgaaaagaagaaagccaTGAAAGTTGTTTCTGCTGTTAAAG GGGTTAGCTCGGTGAGTTGGGATTCGAACCACCAAACGCTAACAGTGGTAGGAGAAGGGATTGATGCGGTGCTAATGGTTAAAAAGCTGAGAAAGATCGCTTTTGCAACTATAATATCAATTGATTCAGTTGAGCCAGCGAAGGAAAATATCGAAAAGGACAGGAAACAAACAATTAAACCCCCACTATACGCATTTCCCCGTTGA
- the LOC103420273 gene encoding protein yippee-like At4g27745 has translation MAELVGPRLYSCCNCRNHVALHNDVISKAFQGRNGRAFLFSHAMNITVGPKEDRQLMTGLHTVADVSCCDCHEVLGWKYERAYEQTQKYKEGKFILEKSKIVKENW, from the exons ATGGCGGAATTGGTTGGGCCGAGGTTGTACAGCTGCTGCAATTGCCGAAACCATGTTGCCCTTCACAACGATGTCATTTCGAAAGCCTTCCAG GGTAGAAATGGTCGAGCGTTTCTGTTTTCACATGCAATGAACATTACAGTCGGGCCAAAAGAAGACAGACAACTCATGACTGGTCTGCACACGGTCGCTGATGTCTCCTGCTGCGACTGCCATGAGGTGCTGGGTTGGAAGTATGAACGTGCCTATGAGCAAACACAGAAGTACAAGGAAGGGAAATTCATTCTCGAGAAATCGAAGATAGTCAAGGAAAACTGGTAG
- the LOC103413440 gene encoding uncharacterized protein isoform X1 → MAVALVGGAAIGALFGVLYDVVKESMGRTVMQYKPLLEDLKFTLDCLRPRIIQEIGDHNVALGLPNDDIERLQQQMEEGIKLVGRLSKLSMWNCYVLCSCCKCSKPSYTDRLIQLDRSLRALLEVLRLQEARDMKENLLLNRKIYEKQDELATRQSEILKIAGEILRAQQEDKGVQELSGSGAQTVVQEQIGGSGVQQAASINRGGAALGAVFEVLFSAVQQTKEKTRMFKRILGHLESTLDSIKPLIEEIAEYNKVLHLTEEELESFRGEMETGVELVRKCSKVSLWASNKKYEYTNKLLGLDESLQRLINILRVQLARDVTESLVSVTNIDTVTMKIEESGIIQYDPLVELPSGDGGESSGSGAETTPHEQNGENGGQQMAPSGGGVGAAALGAALARDVRESLVSVSNIEAVINQIEGSGVVKLQNEQNEAKGSCEVPAAMAKSAVGLNALSVEGTRDLTETLDPEANIKVGWQNVEESWVAQGKTEHPSCTVGLDAMNMQVGARSMEETSVSDVEAGLKQIQGKEVSEPDAPFRELKEDVLKDEEDEELDEQVEDHHDRKKKGAESVTGASGDGMAICKADGCAVDLSDAKVYNRRHRVCELHSKAPLVIVSGLKRRFCHKCSRFHDLSEFDDTKQSCRRHLPYIGTQVKDVSGDIDTVIGRIEWSGVVQSQNDQSEIKDSYEVVEATPPAVGLNVPSVKGRRDVKETVQTSASNTEAGLKQIKGKDVLDFEPPYAEYKETEYIASSVTVGLDVLLRGLKRSLLNDEVSAVVLTGPQGSGKTTLAKYFCADEEVKNIFKSNIFFVLVSKNPSLSLMVQTLYQQIEPKGFQIPALQDESIALHWLRQFFMETALHPSVLVLDDVWPGSESLLDKFDEFKTPNYKIMVTSRSEFPAFGFPYYLKSLNDEDEMTLSRQSHTDIESLDEFLSWVSLPSSVTFDDESPIDHFPDSSASDLGGRSSDVSTASRPMDQFQDSSASTLGDKSSCIPKDAGAKSTQKYMRQKVLIKVSLKEYEKKKAMKVVSAVKGVSSVSWDSNHQTLTVVGEGIDAVLMVKKLRKIAFATIISIDSVEPAKENIEKDRKQTIKPPLYAFPR, encoded by the exons ATGGCAGTGGCGTTGGTTGGAGGGGCTGCGATAGGAGCACTGTTTGGAGTACTGTATGATGTCGTAAAGGAATCGATGGGAAGGACTGTTATGCAGTACAAACCCCTCCTTGAAGATCTCAAGTTCACACTAGACTGTTTACGACCGCGGATCATCCAAGAGATAGGAGATCATAACGTGGCACTGGGTCTCCCAAACGATGACATAGAACGTCTCCAACAACAAATGGAGGAGGGTATAAAGCTCGTTGGCAGGTTATCGAAGCTTAGCATGTGGAACTGCTACGTCTTATGCAGTTGCTGCAAATGCTCGAAGCCGAGCTACACCGATCGACTTATTCAGTTGGATAGGTCTCTTAGAGCACTGTTAGAAGTGCTGAGGTTGCAGGAAGCAAGGGACATGAAGGAGAACTTGCTTTTGAATAGGAAGATATACGAAAAACAAGATGAATTGGCAACAAGGCAGTCGGAAATACTGAAAATTGCAGGGGAGATACTGCGAGCGCAGCAGGAAGATAAGGGTGTGCAAGAGCTTTCAGGAAGTGGTGCACAAACTGTGGTGCAGGAGCAAATTGGAGGCAGTGGTGTGCAGCAAGCGGCATCAATAAACAGAGGAGGAGCTGCTCTAGGAGCAGTGTTTGAGGTACTATTTAGTGCCGTTCAACAAACGAAGGAGAAGACGAGGATGTTTAAACGCATCCTGGGACATCTCGAGTCCACGCTAGACTCCATAAAGCCATTGATAGAAGAGATTGCAGAATATAACAAGGTATTGCATCTTACAGAAGAAGAACTAGAAAGTTTTAGAGGAGAGATGGAGACGGGTGTAGAGCTCGTTCGCAAGTGCTCAAAGGTTAGTCTTTGGGCAAGCAACAAAAAGTATGAATATACCAACAAACTTCTTGGATTAGATGAATCTCTTCAAAGATTGATAAATATACTGAGAGTGCAACTAGCAAGGGATGTGACAGAAAGCTTGGTTTCGGTAACTAATATAGACACGGTGACCATGAAAATTGAAGAGAGTGGTATCATACAATACGATCCATTAGTTGAACTTCCATCGGGGGACGGGGGAGAGTCTTCGGGAAGTGGTGCAGAGACAACACCGCATGAACAAAATGGAGAGAATGGTGGACAACAAATGGCGCCGTCAGGTGGAGGAGTAGGGGCTGCTGCTCTAGGAGCGGCGTTAGCAAGGGATGTGAGGGAGAGCTTGGTTTCCGTAAGCAATATAGAGGCGGTGATCAATCAAATTGAAGGGAGTGGTGTGGTAAAATTACAAAATGAGCAAAATGAAGCTAAAGGTTCATGTGAAGTGCCCGCAGCCATGGCTAAGAGTGCAGTTGGATTGAATGCACTAAGCGTGGAGGGAACAAGGGACTTGACTGAGACATTGGATCCGGAAGCGAATATAAAGGTAGGGTGGCAAAATGTTGAAGAGAGTTGGGTGGCACAAGGTAAAACTGAACATCCATCATGTACAGTTGGACTGGATGCAATGAACATGCAGGTGGGAGCAAGGAGTATGGAGGAGACCTCTGTAAGTGATGTAGAGGCGGGGCTAAAGCAAATTCAGGGCAAAGAAGTATCCGaacctgatgcgccatttagGGAATTGAAGGAGGATGTTCTGAAGGATGAGGAAGATGAGGAACTTGATGAGCAAGTGGAAGATCATCATGACAGGAAGAAGAAAGGAGCTGAGTCTGTGACAGGTGCAAGTGGAGATGGGATGGCGATTTGTAAAGCTGATGGGTGTGCAGTCGATCTGAGTGATGCAAAGGTGTATAATAGAAGGCATAGGGTGTGCGAACTTCATTCGAAGGCTCCACTTGTGATTGTGTCTGGTCTAAAGAGAAGGTTTTGCCATAAATGCAGCAG ATTTCATGATCTATCAGAATTTGATGACACCAAACAAAGTTGTCGTAGGCATTTGCCCTACATTGGCACTCAAGTAAAGGACGTTAGTGGTGATATAGATACGGTGATCGGTCGAATTGAATGGAGTGGTGTGGTACAATCACAAAATGATCAAAGTGAAATTAAAGATTCATATGAAGTGGTCGAAGCCACACCACCAGCAGTTGGATTGAATGTACCGAGTGTGAAGGGAAGAAGGGATGTAAAGGAGACAGTGCAGACCTCAGCAAGTAATACAGAGGCAGGACTGAAGCAAATTAAGGGAAAAGATGTGCTTGATTTTGAACCTCCGTACGCTGAATATAAGGAAACTGAATACATAGCTTCATCGGTTACAGTTGGCTTGGATGTGCTTTTGAGAGGATTGAAGAGGTCTCTTCTTAATGATGAGGTGTCAGCGGTTGTGCTAACGGGTCCTCAGGGAAGTGGGAAAACCACATTGGCAAAATACTTCTGTGCAGATGAGGAAGttaaaaacatattcaagagCAACATCTTCTTTGTTCTTGTTTCAAAAAATCCTAGCTTGAGCCTTATGGTACAAACACTATATCAACAGATTGAACCCAAGGGTTTCCAGATACCTGCGTTGCAAGACGAATCAATTGCACTTCACTGGTTGCGCCAATTTTTCATGGAAACAGCACTACACCCATCAGTGTTGGTCTTGGATGATGTTTGGCCTGGATCAGAATCCCTTCTTGACAAGTTTGATGAATTCAAAACACCAAATTACAAGATTATGGTGACATCAAGGTCTGAATTTCCGGCATTTGGTTTTCCGTATTATCTGAAATCACTGAATGATGAAGATGAGATGACTCTTTCTCGTCAATCCCACACAGACATCGAATCACTGGATGAATTCCTGTCATGGGTTTCTTTGCCATCCTCCGTCACATTTGATGATGAAAGCCCGATAGATCATTTTCCTGATTCCTCTGCATCCGACTTGGGAGGTAGAAGCTCTGATGTTTCAACAGCTAGTAGGCCAATGGATCAATTTCAGGATTCCTCCGCATCAACCTTGGGAGATAAGAGCTCGTGTATTCCAAAAGATGCAGGGGCAAAG TCTACGCAGAAATATATGCGGCAGAAGGTGTTAATCAAGGTCAGTTTGAAAGAgtatgaaaagaagaaagccaTGAAAGTTGTTTCTGCTGTTAAAG GGGTTAGCTCGGTGAGTTGGGATTCGAACCACCAAACGCTAACAGTGGTAGGAGAAGGGATTGATGCGGTGCTAATGGTTAAAAAGCTGAGAAAGATCGCTTTTGCAACTATAATATCAATTGATTCAGTTGAGCCAGCGAAGGAAAATATCGAAAAGGACAGGAAACAAACAATTAAACCCCCACTATACGCATTTCCCCGTTGA